A window of Terriglobales bacterium contains these coding sequences:
- a CDS encoding alpha/beta hydrolase: MMKARIAAFLLLILASTFALAQQQTPAAWAVKASADYWVHPDRVYGVANNYQLKLDVWQQHNAKEPLPTVIYIHGGGWIWGDRTGAVPQLLPYLEKGWNAVNVEYRMANVSLAPAAVADCRCALRWVIQHAKEYGIDANRLVLTGHSAGGHLSLITAMLDQSAGLDSNCPGTEPLKVAAVVNWYGISDVTDLLFGPNYKNYADMWLGTQANRVDVAKRVSPLTYVRKDLPPILTIHGDADDVVPYSHATRLHAALDKVGATNKLITIKGGKHGGFSDADYQSAYEQVFQFLDRNVQPTQKPH; this comes from the coding sequence ATGATGAAAGCTCGTATCGCTGCATTTCTTCTCTTAATTCTTGCCTCGACGTTTGCGCTGGCCCAGCAACAGACCCCGGCGGCATGGGCCGTTAAAGCGAGCGCCGATTACTGGGTCCATCCGGATCGCGTCTACGGTGTTGCGAACAACTATCAACTGAAGCTTGACGTGTGGCAACAGCACAATGCCAAGGAACCACTGCCGACTGTCATCTACATTCACGGCGGGGGGTGGATTTGGGGTGATCGCACCGGTGCAGTTCCGCAACTCCTTCCCTATCTTGAGAAGGGTTGGAACGCGGTTAATGTCGAATACCGGATGGCGAATGTTTCGCTTGCTCCTGCTGCCGTTGCGGATTGCCGATGCGCTTTACGCTGGGTTATCCAGCATGCAAAAGAGTACGGAATTGATGCCAACCGCCTCGTGCTGACAGGGCACTCCGCCGGCGGACACCTGTCCCTCATTACCGCCATGCTCGATCAGTCCGCAGGGCTTGATAGCAATTGTCCAGGGACTGAACCGCTCAAGGTTGCTGCCGTCGTGAACTGGTACGGTATCAGCGACGTGACCGACCTGCTGTTTGGCCCGAACTATAAGAATTATGCGGACATGTGGCTTGGGACACAGGCGAACCGTGTGGATGTCGCCAAGCGCGTTTCTCCGTTGACGTACGTCCGAAAAGACCTGCCCCCAATTCTCACGATCCACGGGGATGCGGACGATGTCGTCCCGTACTCGCACGCTACGCGTCTGCATGCCGCGCTGGACAAGGTTGGCGCGACCAACAAGTTGATCACGATCAAAGGCGGCAAGCACGGTGGCTTTTCCGATGCGGACTACCAAAGTGCGTATGAGCAGGTATTCCAGTTTCTGGATAGAAATGTGCAGCCTACGCAGAAACCACATTGA
- a CDS encoding phosphatase PAP2 family protein, with protein MHALALMAELVRPGLGCRHHLKIHFVAMRVAAVLFFVGLLSTYTTAQQSRDGGCLRGTVQELRRSLVRGWEGYKGAPAGIVRPSNLKWEIPVAATTGVLIAAVDRPMPSAPLSPSTVKGTDTAANALLGAQVGLAILSYGVGCATNRDGLRDTAFSALAAMGYAVGNNLLLKAAFNREYPDKWNGHGQFWGGGKSFPSGHSAAAFGMASAIARRNPRHRWLTVAVFTSSFAVAVLRQPARKHYASDILVGATLGYVSGRWLAGR; from the coding sequence ATGCACGCCTTGGCGCTGATGGCTGAACTGGTACGGCCAGGTCTCGGATGCCGTCACCACTTGAAGATTCATTTCGTCGCCATGCGCGTCGCAGCGGTTCTCTTTTTTGTAGGACTCTTGAGTACCTACACAACGGCCCAACAGTCACGAGACGGTGGCTGCCTGCGAGGAACCGTCCAGGAACTGCGTCGTAGTCTGGTGCGCGGATGGGAGGGTTATAAGGGCGCTCCCGCCGGGATCGTTCGGCCTTCCAATCTAAAGTGGGAAATACCCGTTGCAGCCACGACCGGAGTGCTGATCGCAGCCGTCGATCGTCCGATGCCGTCTGCACCTTTATCCCCCTCGACAGTGAAAGGAACAGACACAGCAGCCAATGCGCTTCTAGGTGCGCAAGTTGGTCTGGCCATTCTAAGTTATGGTGTGGGTTGTGCCACTAACCGCGACGGCCTTCGTGACACCGCATTTTCAGCTTTGGCTGCTATGGGATACGCGGTGGGTAACAACTTGCTTCTGAAGGCCGCATTCAACCGCGAATATCCCGATAAGTGGAATGGACACGGCCAGTTTTGGGGCGGCGGTAAATCGTTCCCATCCGGGCACTCAGCAGCCGCGTTCGGTATGGCAAGTGCCATAGCGAGACGGAATCCCAGGCATCGATGGCTTACCGTTGCAGTGTTCACCTCGTCCTTTGCAGTTGCGGTACTTCGGCAGCCGGCAAGGAAACATTACGCTTCCGACATTCTGGTTGGCGCTACCCTTGGCTACGTCTCCGGCCGTTGGCTCGCTGGCCGCTGA
- a CDS encoding alpha-L-fucosidase yields MPISRKLALLFCFVLFCSALWGEGSEPVSKARLESRQRFQDMKFGMFIHWGIYSELADGEWVMETRHLPIRDYEKLAPQFYPIRYDPKGWVALAKAAGMKYITITSRHHDGFSMFQTKQTDWNIVDRTPYKKDALKMLADECHRQGIKVFLYYSQLDWHHPDYFPRGNTGKSAGRPETGNWNGYLDFMNAQLTELLTNYGKIDGIWFDGMWDKPDADWQLERTYQLIHRLQPEALIIPNHHKKPLPGEDVQTFEKDLPGENKAGFSASAELGNLPFETSDTVNKSWGFNLTDNAWKSPKEIIHYLVRAAGRNANLLLNIGPMPNGEIPQPAQTNLRDVGKWLLKNGDSIYGTRGGPVPPTNWGVTTQTADRIFVHVLEPASTVTLSGLTDACSPMLLGTQTPVAMKAGGSGLEFDLASVPRDEIDTVVVLQRHCEHK; encoded by the coding sequence GTGCCGATCTCACGCAAATTAGCGCTTCTGTTCTGTTTCGTCCTGTTTTGTTCAGCACTGTGGGGAGAAGGATCCGAACCGGTATCCAAAGCACGCCTTGAAAGCCGGCAGCGGTTCCAGGACATGAAGTTCGGGATGTTCATCCACTGGGGTATCTACAGCGAACTGGCGGATGGCGAGTGGGTGATGGAGACCCGACATCTCCCAATTCGAGATTACGAAAAGCTTGCGCCGCAGTTTTACCCGATTCGCTACGACCCGAAAGGATGGGTAGCGCTGGCGAAAGCGGCTGGGATGAAGTACATCACCATTACCTCCCGCCACCACGACGGCTTTTCCATGTTCCAGACGAAGCAGACCGACTGGAACATCGTAGATCGCACGCCATACAAGAAGGACGCTCTCAAGATGCTCGCTGACGAATGCCATCGTCAGGGCATCAAGGTCTTCCTTTACTACTCGCAACTTGATTGGCATCATCCGGATTATTTTCCTCGCGGCAACACTGGCAAATCCGCAGGACGGCCCGAAACCGGCAATTGGAACGGTTATCTCGATTTCATGAATGCTCAACTCACCGAGTTGCTCACCAACTACGGCAAGATCGACGGGATCTGGTTTGACGGCATGTGGGATAAACCAGATGCCGACTGGCAACTAGAGCGCACTTATCAGCTCATCCACCGTTTGCAGCCGGAAGCGCTGATCATTCCGAATCATCACAAGAAGCCCCTACCCGGCGAAGATGTTCAGACATTTGAGAAGGATTTGCCCGGCGAGAACAAGGCGGGGTTCAGCGCAAGCGCCGAATTAGGAAATTTGCCATTCGAGACGAGCGATACTGTGAATAAATCCTGGGGCTTTAACCTGACCGACAATGCCTGGAAATCGCCGAAAGAGATCATTCACTACCTGGTGCGGGCGGCCGGAAGAAATGCGAATCTGCTGCTGAATATCGGTCCGATGCCAAACGGTGAGATCCCGCAGCCAGCGCAAACTAACCTGCGGGACGTTGGCAAATGGCTACTGAAGAACGGGGACTCTATCTATGGGACTCGAGGTGGACCCGTTCCGCCGACAAATTGGGGCGTAACTACACAAACCGCCGATCGCATCTTCGTCCACGTGCTCGAACCTGCTTCCACAGTGACCTTATCGGGGCTGACAGATGCTTGTTCACCGATGCTGCTCGGTACCCAGACGCCTGTTGCAATGAAGGCAGGAGGAAGCGGATTGGAGTTCGACCTTGCTTCCGTACCGCGCGATGAGATTGACACGGTAGTTGTTTTGCAGAGGCACTGCGAACACAAGTAG
- a CDS encoding non-lysosomal glucosylceramidase — protein sequence MSRHILRLFAIFALLCTAWAGDQIPNAAWRIPLGTIPDTVGGRKPELVTNIDDGPFQGAPVGGFGAGTFSRTTRGNFERWHLKAGVHKYQNVPANQFAVFAQAEGQPAVAQVLSTSKPEHGELSSWNWSYPAGKGEYAAVYPKAWYVYNSQQLPVKLTLEQFSPVLPNNYRESSYPVAVFNWYVENPTGKPVTVSVLFSWTNMVGWFRDFSRDFRAGLSTLNKNAYRSEKLANGSMQGIVFDRLRFSPVQDEWDGQFAIATLAGADAQVSYVATYDPSGPGADTWNTFSKDGTLPNTALDFESSGETIAGAIAVKITVPAGGKKVIPMALSWDLPIYQFGSGRKWVRHYTKFFNESGTNAWNIAKVALQQGEKWSAEIDAWQKPILGDESKPAWYRSELFNELYILADGGTAWGHELSGNSNPKHKSAQLADTFSFLECFDYLYYGTLDVRFYGSFPLIKFWPDLEKQEMRQFADTIGESLNQNTMWSWKSTKEGKLVLMPRKAAGVAPHDLGSPLEDAFTNVNQYNYQNVTDWRDLNSKFVLLIWRDYVLSGKKDIDFLRYAYPAVKLAMQHLLKFDTDGDGLIENGGFPDQTYDNWVARGESSYSGSLYVAALRATAEMARIVGDNAIANSNDALFKKVQAAFIKKLWNNSYFDYDTASPYKKDIMAEQLAGQWYASLTGLGDLVPPEMRKSALQRVYDYNVMKFQNGKMGAVNGIGADGEGLKENEQVEEVWVGTTFSVASHMISEGLKEQGFATAKGVNNVVWVDRGYWFRTPEAYNAQGFYRASMYMRPGAIWAMEYSLEGAAQKSAK from the coding sequence ATGAGTCGTCATATTCTTCGGCTGTTCGCCATTTTTGCGCTGCTCTGTACCGCTTGGGCAGGTGATCAAATTCCAAACGCCGCTTGGCGCATTCCCCTGGGTACCATCCCCGATACAGTCGGAGGTCGCAAGCCCGAACTGGTGACCAATATCGACGATGGGCCCTTCCAAGGGGCTCCCGTCGGAGGCTTTGGCGCGGGCACCTTCTCTCGAACAACCCGAGGCAATTTCGAGCGTTGGCACCTGAAGGCCGGCGTTCACAAGTATCAGAATGTGCCGGCGAATCAGTTCGCCGTTTTCGCACAGGCGGAAGGTCAACCTGCCGTCGCACAGGTTTTGTCCACCAGCAAGCCGGAGCACGGTGAACTCTCGTCTTGGAACTGGTCGTACCCCGCAGGAAAGGGCGAATACGCCGCGGTCTATCCGAAGGCTTGGTACGTATACAACTCGCAGCAATTACCAGTGAAGCTCACACTTGAGCAATTTTCGCCGGTGCTTCCGAACAACTATCGCGAATCCAGTTATCCGGTCGCAGTGTTCAACTGGTATGTCGAGAATCCCACCGGCAAGCCGGTGACCGTGTCCGTCCTCTTCTCGTGGACCAACATGGTGGGCTGGTTCCGTGACTTTTCACGGGATTTTCGAGCGGGTCTCAGCACGCTGAACAAGAACGCATACCGCAGCGAGAAGCTCGCAAACGGAAGCATGCAAGGAATCGTCTTCGATCGCCTGCGCTTTTCTCCCGTGCAGGATGAATGGGATGGACAGTTTGCGATTGCCACGCTAGCTGGCGCCGATGCGCAGGTCAGCTACGTTGCTACGTATGATCCAAGTGGTCCCGGGGCCGATACTTGGAACACGTTCTCGAAGGACGGTACGCTTCCGAACACAGCGCTGGATTTTGAAAGCAGTGGAGAGACCATTGCGGGTGCCATCGCCGTGAAGATCACAGTCCCTGCGGGAGGGAAGAAGGTAATACCCATGGCACTCTCGTGGGATTTGCCGATCTACCAGTTTGGAAGCGGGCGAAAGTGGGTGCGCCACTACACGAAGTTCTTCAACGAGTCCGGAACGAACGCGTGGAACATCGCCAAAGTCGCGTTGCAACAAGGGGAAAAGTGGAGTGCGGAGATTGACGCTTGGCAAAAGCCCATTCTGGGGGACGAATCAAAACCTGCCTGGTATCGCAGCGAGCTCTTCAATGAGCTCTACATTTTGGCTGATGGTGGAACTGCTTGGGGGCACGAACTTTCTGGGAATTCTAATCCGAAGCACAAGTCAGCCCAGTTGGCAGACACCTTCAGTTTCCTCGAGTGTTTTGACTACCTCTATTACGGAACCCTTGACGTACGCTTTTACGGTTCTTTCCCGCTCATTAAATTCTGGCCGGATCTGGAAAAACAGGAGATGCGCCAGTTCGCAGACACCATCGGCGAGTCCTTAAACCAGAACACGATGTGGTCCTGGAAAAGCACGAAGGAAGGCAAGTTGGTACTGATGCCGCGCAAGGCTGCTGGTGTCGCTCCGCACGACCTGGGCTCGCCGCTCGAAGACGCGTTCACAAATGTGAACCAGTACAACTACCAGAACGTAACTGACTGGCGCGATCTCAACAGCAAGTTCGTATTGCTCATCTGGCGGGATTATGTCCTCAGCGGTAAGAAGGACATCGACTTCCTTCGCTATGCATACCCGGCCGTAAAACTGGCGATGCAGCACCTGTTGAAGTTCGACACAGACGGCGACGGCCTGATCGAGAACGGTGGCTTCCCTGACCAGACCTACGATAATTGGGTGGCTCGTGGCGAGAGTTCGTATTCAGGAAGTCTCTATGTCGCTGCCCTTCGTGCCACGGCCGAGATGGCGCGCATTGTCGGTGACAATGCCATAGCTAACAGCAACGATGCTCTCTTCAAGAAAGTACAGGCAGCGTTCATCAAGAAACTCTGGAACAACAGCTACTTCGACTACGACACGGCAAGTCCCTATAAGAAGGACATCATGGCGGAACAGTTGGCGGGGCAGTGGTACGCAAGTCTGACCGGACTCGGTGACCTCGTACCGCCGGAAATGCGGAAATCAGCGTTGCAGCGCGTTTACGACTACAACGTCATGAAATTTCAGAACGGGAAGATGGGTGCCGTAAATGGAATCGGAGCCGACGGTGAGGGCCTGAAGGAAAATGAGCAGGTCGAAGAAGTCTGGGTTGGTACCACCTTCAGCGTTGCTTCCCACATGATCTCCGAGGGTCTAAAGGAACAAGGCTTCGCGACGGCAAAAGGCGTCAACAATGTCGTTTGGGTTGATCGCGGGTATTGGTTCCGAACGCCCGAGGCATATAACGCCCAAGGCTTCTATCGGGCGAGCATGTACATGAGACCAGGAGCGATTTGGGCAATGGAATACAGCCTGGAGGGTGCAGCGCAGAAATCGGCGAAGTAA